A window from Schistosoma haematobium chromosome 1, whole genome shotgun sequence encodes these proteins:
- a CDS encoding hypothetical protein (SECRETED:SignalP(1-22)), with the protein MKLIFFISHILISSIWIYSVESIKCYTCDQCSLPLEIEHLEVADGCKFCKTIEHSRYFLGGIATRQCVQHCKPLSNWLYWSYKSVQFTVNCCNQDLCNTSNFKSINMYLLLICPLLWQYFIDFL; encoded by the exons ATGAAACTAATATTTTTCATATCTCATATATTAATCAGTTCTATATGGATCTATTCAG TTGAATCCATCAAATGTTATACATGTGATCAGTGTTCACTTCCTTTAGAAATAGAACATTTAGAAGTAGCGGATGGTTGTAAATTTTGTAAA ACCATAGAACATTCACGTTATTTCTTAGGAGGTATAGCAACAAGACAATGTGTACAACATTGTAAACCATTATCAAATTGGCTTTATTGGAGTTATAAATCAGTACAATTTACAGTAAATTGTTGTAATCAAGATTTGTGTAATACATCtaattttaaatcaattaatatgTATCTACTATTAATTTGTCCTTTATTATGgcaatattttattgattttctttgA